Proteins found in one Aneurinibacillus uraniidurans genomic segment:
- the fabG gene encoding 3-oxoacyl-ACP reductase FabG, with translation MLNGKVALVTGGSRGIGRAIALALAEAGADVAINYAGNETAARETADAVTALGRKAIIIKADVANATEVDAMVKQTIDELGGMDILVNNAGITRDNLLMRMKEEEFDDVIATNLKGVFNCIKAVTRPMMKARSGRIINISSVVGVMGNPGQANYVAAKAGVIGMTKSVARELASRGITVNAVAPGFIDTDMTAVLGDDAKQALLTQIPLARLGKPEDIAHVVKFIASDEASYMTGQVFHVDGGMYM, from the coding sequence ATGCTGAATGGTAAAGTAGCACTTGTTACAGGCGGTTCACGCGGTATTGGCCGTGCGATTGCCCTTGCGCTTGCAGAAGCAGGAGCAGATGTAGCGATCAATTATGCAGGCAATGAAACAGCAGCGCGTGAAACAGCCGATGCTGTAACAGCACTTGGACGCAAGGCGATTATCATCAAAGCGGATGTCGCAAATGCTACTGAGGTAGATGCGATGGTGAAGCAGACGATTGATGAACTCGGTGGTATGGACATTCTTGTCAACAATGCGGGGATTACACGAGACAATCTGCTGATGCGTATGAAAGAAGAAGAGTTCGACGATGTAATTGCAACAAATCTGAAAGGCGTATTTAACTGCATTAAGGCCGTAACTCGCCCAATGATGAAAGCTCGTAGTGGACGCATTATCAATATTTCATCTGTTGTTGGTGTTATGGGTAATCCAGGTCAGGCGAATTACGTTGCAGCTAAAGCGGGCGTAATCGGTATGACTAAATCAGTTGCACGTGAACTGGCAAGTCGTGGCATTACAGTGAATGCAGTAGCGCCTGGATTTATCGATACAGATATGACAGCGGTATTAGGCGATGATGCGAAACAAGCGCTTCTGACACAAATCCCGCTGGCTCGTCTTGGCAAGCCAGAAGATATCGCGCATGTCGTCAAATTTATCGCTTCAGACGAAGCTTCCTACATGACGGGCCAAGTATTCCATGTTGATGGTGGCATGTACATGTAA
- a CDS encoding beta-ketoacyl-ACP synthase III codes for MHSTQHAVGILSTGRYLPDKVITNADLEKMVDTSDEWIVTRTGIRERRMAAEGQTTSDLAVKAAQQALDKAGIAAEQLDLIIIATATPDMFFPSTACLVQERIGAKKAAAFDLSAACSGFLYGTSVAAQFIKNGMYRYALVIGVETLSKIVDWTNRNTCVLFGDGAGAVVLGPVEDGMGFLSFELGADGSGAELLKLEAGGSRKPVSTVEPGSPDNYVHMAGSEVFKFAVRAMNTASDNAVAKAGITKEQVDFLVPHQANLRIIDSAVKRLGLPDDKVVINLDKYGNMSSASIPVALDEAVSEGRIKEGDTLVLVGFGGGLTWGASVMKWSTTEKKEVQ; via the coding sequence ATGCATAGTACACAGCATGCAGTGGGAATTCTTTCGACCGGCCGTTATTTGCCGGACAAGGTAATTACAAACGCAGATTTGGAAAAAATGGTAGATACTTCGGATGAGTGGATTGTAACACGTACCGGTATTCGTGAGCGTCGGATGGCAGCGGAAGGACAGACGACATCTGATCTGGCGGTCAAAGCGGCACAACAGGCACTTGATAAAGCCGGGATTGCTGCCGAACAGCTTGATCTGATTATTATTGCGACTGCTACACCGGATATGTTTTTCCCATCGACTGCTTGCCTCGTCCAAGAGCGAATCGGTGCGAAAAAAGCGGCAGCGTTCGATCTCTCTGCTGCGTGCTCGGGATTTTTATACGGCACCTCGGTTGCTGCTCAATTTATTAAGAATGGCATGTATCGATATGCGCTCGTCATCGGCGTCGAGACGCTTTCGAAAATTGTGGACTGGACGAATCGCAATACATGTGTATTATTCGGAGATGGAGCAGGTGCTGTTGTGCTCGGTCCGGTAGAAGATGGCATGGGCTTCCTGTCATTTGAACTGGGTGCCGACGGAAGTGGTGCAGAACTGTTAAAGCTTGAGGCGGGCGGTTCTCGTAAGCCCGTTTCGACAGTCGAGCCAGGTAGCCCTGACAATTATGTGCATATGGCAGGCAGCGAAGTGTTTAAGTTTGCCGTGCGTGCGATGAATACAGCATCAGACAATGCGGTAGCTAAAGCCGGGATTACGAAAGAACAGGTAGATTTCCTCGTTCCGCATCAGGCTAACCTGCGCATTATTGATTCAGCAGTAAAACGTCTGGGACTTCCGGATGATAAAGTTGTGATTAATCTCGATAAATATGGCAATATGTCTTCTGCTTCCATTCCGGTGGCGCTTGATGAAGCAGTAAGTGAAGGACGCATCAAAGAAGGCGACACACTTGTACTTGTCGGCTTTGGTGGTGGACTCACCTGGGGCGCATCAGTGATGAAATGGAGCACGACTGAGAAAAAAGAGGTGCAATAA
- the fabD gene encoding ACP S-malonyltransferase, protein MGKTAFLFPGQGSQYVGMGADLYATEAAATAVFDAADEALGFSLSGLCFNGPEDELRLTANTQPAILTASIAILRVLNEKANIRPDFTAGHSLGEYSALVAADALAFADAVQIVRARGQYMEEAVPAGQGAMAAIMGMERDALDAVCQEVTAAGYAVQLANLNSPGQIVISGSAEGVARASEAAKAAGAKRAIPLNVSGPFHSMLMKPAAQKLADKLADYTVNDAYIPVVANVSAQSVQEADHIRQALIEQVASPVLWEDTVRYLLEQGVDRFIEIGPGTVLTGLVKKVDRSVQTLSIQDAATLEKALAVLTEQE, encoded by the coding sequence ATGGGCAAAACCGCGTTTTTATTCCCTGGACAGGGATCACAGTATGTCGGCATGGGAGCCGATTTGTACGCAACGGAAGCAGCAGCTACGGCAGTATTCGATGCCGCAGATGAGGCACTTGGCTTTTCACTTTCTGGGTTATGCTTTAATGGACCGGAAGACGAGTTGCGCTTAACAGCGAATACGCAGCCAGCGATTTTGACAGCAAGCATCGCGATACTCCGCGTATTGAATGAGAAGGCAAACATTCGTCCTGATTTTACAGCTGGACACAGCTTAGGGGAATATTCGGCACTTGTTGCAGCGGATGCGCTTGCGTTTGCAGACGCTGTACAAATCGTCCGAGCACGTGGGCAGTACATGGAAGAAGCTGTACCGGCAGGACAGGGTGCGATGGCAGCCATTATGGGCATGGAGCGCGATGCACTTGATGCTGTATGCCAGGAAGTAACGGCAGCGGGATATGCGGTGCAGCTAGCGAATTTGAACTCACCAGGGCAGATCGTTATCTCCGGTAGTGCAGAAGGGGTAGCGCGTGCAAGCGAAGCAGCCAAGGCGGCTGGCGCGAAACGGGCGATTCCGCTTAACGTAAGTGGGCCGTTTCATTCCATGTTGATGAAACCAGCGGCACAGAAGCTTGCTGATAAACTTGCCGATTATACAGTAAACGATGCATACATTCCGGTTGTGGCGAACGTATCCGCACAGTCTGTGCAGGAAGCAGATCACATTCGTCAGGCACTTATCGAGCAGGTAGCATCTCCGGTACTGTGGGAAGATACAGTGCGCTATTTGCTTGAACAGGGCGTGGATCGTTTCATTGAGATCGGACCAGGCACAGTATTGACTGGACTTGTGAAAAAAGTAGACCGAAGTGTACAAACGTTATCCATTCAGGATGCGGCAACACTTGAAAAAGCACTTGCCGTGCTCACGGAACAGGAATAG